The segment agctcctgagctcagctcccGTCTTTCCCCGACGAGGAGCACACGGGCGCATCCCACACCTTTCACcgctgcctctggcagagctgcagcaccgaggcGTTTGCCGAAGCGTCCGCCTTCTTCATCCGTAGTCCTTCCCCATTGACTGAAAAATGGCGGAGAGACCCCCCATCCGACCtaggctggcctggcaggagagaccccccagccgcccccgggtggcctggcaggaggaggttgggggtccccaggaggtcagatctccaccgcagcccaaccaggtggatgcggtccagccactgcagatcggtgagtgaggggccctgattgtctgggcagggtggggccCCGCGATCGCTCCCCGCTCCACACCAAAATCACGTTTCCCCACACGCTGGCAGGGGTTCCCATGGGTGGTGATGATGCTGcctgaagcccagggctgctccgagcttGGCgccggccccagcacagcctctgcgggcagaggggacccagctcctgctgcagggcacgggcagcgagaggcagctgggcgggcaggaggcaccgtgctgcgggacggggacctttcctgcctgtctgaagcgagttcctcacccgctgcactgggggctttccccatcctgcctggctccagcatcgcagcccctctgctgggcaccctccagcccccacacgcacagggaggctgtgccggggcagcgggcactgggatggacatggggcagagctccttcctctgctctctcttgcctgcaaaccctctgtgcagccctccctgctctcctcctttattaGATGCCGATTCGTTACCCGCATATGAGGTGGAACCAGAACATGTGGACTCCATCGTGTCCCTTTTCAGCAGCCCAGACAAGGTAACCGCGGCCCTTTGGAAGGCGGCTGTGCCGgcgtctgctggcaggggctctgctgcggggtgctggagggcgctggctgggcagagctgctgctcccaggtctctaaTGGGCACTGCACCCCATGCTGCGGTGCCGCTGGCCGCGAGTCCTCATCTCATGCttcctgtttgtctctctgtcccctggctgccaggACGAGGAACAGAAGATGGAGTTCCTTAAATGCATTGCCATGATcttcagagatgcaacatacaacgaCTTGTCCCAGGGCCTAGacctcttctgccagagatacgagctggtAGAGAATATCGAGGTGAGGGGATACCCGGCAGcgctggggaagtgagcaatgcccccggcaccggcacctgtgaggacagtgctgggcagggccgggggctggtggcactgggtgctggcagctgccaggtcccatcccggctgtgctctgcaggtgctgctggaagaggagcccagggaccaACTGCCCACAGTGGTGCAGCGGATTGCCGCATTTGCCATGGCCGACATGAGGTACCTGTCCATCCTTCCTGGGGactcctgccccagagccccgTGTCCACCTGTACGAGACCTCCAGgcactgctcccagcacccatgTCCTACTGGCCCCTCTCTCTTTGTAGCTTCGTGGAGGAGGTACTGGAAGGCAAAGATAGGAGCCACATCCAGGCCTGCTTCTCCAGCGTCTTCATGCTTCCTCCAAAAGAGGAAATGAGGGACCTGAAACCTTACCTCTACTTCATGGTAAGTGCTGGGGGAGCTACAGGAGCCCCAGTCCCTCTGGGCTGCTCTCTGGTCACCCCGTGCTGCGCTATGACCAGAGATCCCAGACAGG is part of the Patagioenas fasciata isolate bPatFas1 chromosome 13, bPatFas1.hap1, whole genome shotgun sequence genome and harbors:
- the LOC139829051 gene encoding maestro heat-like repeat family member 5, translated to MAERPPIRPRLAWQERPPSRPRVAWQEEVGGPQEVRSPPQPNQVDAVQPLQIDADSLPAYEVEPEHVDSIVSLFSSPDKDEEQKMEFLKCIAMIFRDATYNDLSQGLDLFCQRYELVENIEVLLEEEPRDQLPTVVQRIAAFAMADMSFVEEVLEGKDRSHIQACFSSVFMLPPKEEMRDLKPYLYFMTMKAVDSMLVALVLNSPASQVSEKMQDIFQMLLTFSTSERASVRERAVGRMRLLSFLLTNYSSLKADPNEDRDDSGAEIQMPILGQLLGHLLLFLISNTVREAVVGYIPLHSHISQHLCLSSWVL